CAGCCGCTCATCCAGGCAGGGCTCCGCGTCGGGCTGGTCCGGGTCGAACGCGAGCAGCACCGTCATCATGGCGTTGATCCGCGGGTCACCGCGGTCGTCCGTCCCGAGTTGGACGAGCAGGTCGCGGACCGGTCTGGCCCGGTCCCCCGGCGTTCCGATCATCGCGTTCTGCAACACGATCACCATGGCCGCCCGGGTCGTGTCGGCCAGCTCGTCCGGCGGCTGCCAGCCGGCCATCGTCTCCGCGACCGTGCCGGCCAGCGTGGCCACTCTGGTGTGGTCGCCGCGCAGCGACCACAGCCCGCCCAGACCGCGCAGCACCTCGACGACGACCTCCCGGTCGGCGTGCGCGAGCGCGTGGCGCAGGACGTCCGCGAGGTTCGCCTCCTCCTCGGCGAGCGCGTCGATGCCGGCGAACTGGTCCGGCCCGAACAGCAGCCCCGCCGCGGCGTCGGCGTGACGGATCGCCCAGGCCCGCCGGGCCGCCAGCGCCCGTTCCTCCTCGCCGGCCTGCGCGAGCCGCATCCGGCCGAACTCGCGCACCGTCTCCAGCATCCGGTACCGCACGCCGGCGCTCGTCTCGGCGACGGTCAGCAGCGAATGGTCGACCAGCACCTGCACCGCGCCGAAGGCGTCCGCGCCGAGCACGTCCTCGGCCGTGGCCAGCGTCACCCCGTCCTGGAAGACCGACAGCCAGCGCAGAGCGCGGCGCTCCCGCTCGGCCAGCAGGTTCCATGACCAGTCGATGACGGCGAGCAGGGTCTGGTGCCGGTCCGGGGCGTTTCTGACCCCGCCGCGCAACAGCGCGAACCGGTCCGCCAGCCGTCGGCGGATCTCGTCGACGGACATCATCCGCGTCTTCGCGGCGGCGAGCTCGATCGCCAGCGGGAGGCCGTCCAGCCGGGTCACGATGTCGGTCACGGCGTCGGCGGGAAGCTGCGCGTCGGGGCGGGCCGCGACGGCCCGTGCCCGGAACAGCTCGACCGACGCCGTCGGGCCGAGCGCGCCGAGCGGGTAGACCCGTTCCGCGCTGATCGCCAGCGGCGACCGCGACGTCGTCACCACCCGCAGGTCGCCGGTCGTGGCGATGAGGAACGCGACCAGGTCGGCGACGGCGTCGACGACATGCTCGCAGTTGTCGAGGATCAGCAGGCTCGGCGCCGAGCCGAGATGCTGGGCGATCCGCCCGCGCACGTCGGCGAGCTGCTGCGGGGTCAGCGTCCGCCGGCCGTGCACCGAGTCGCGCACCCCCAGCGCCGACCCGACCTCGCCGACGACGTCCTGCGGCGACGTGACGCCGACCAGTCCGACGAAATGCACGATCGGCCAGTCGACGGACCGGCCGAGGACGTGCGCGAGCCGGGTCTTGCCCAGTCCGCCCGGGCCGACGATCGAGACGACCCGGGACGTGTTGACCAGCTCGGTCAGCGCACGGATGTCGTCCATGCGCCCGAGCAGGGGGCTCGCGTCGAACTGCAGTCCGGCGCGTACCGGTGGCTCGTCGAGGCGCAGCAGCTCCTGGTGCACCCGTTCGAGGTCGGTGCCGGGGCTGACGCCGAGCCGGTCGCGCAGGTCGGCCCGGTACCGCTCGTACCGGTCGAG
Above is a window of Pseudofrankia saprophytica DNA encoding:
- a CDS encoding AfsR/SARP family transcriptional regulator, with amino-acid sequence MPIVLTVLDRVRWRGRPVVGERPQALLAALVVGGGQTVPSDRLAEAVWGENGPGNAGKALQVLISRTRAQCGPDAVVRDGEGYRLGVAIDEVDALQLRDLALRARRLLAAGDVLEVRAVATEALALAEALAAPQDDDHPLAELRRGAAVHRAELAGLLGRALCVTGDHTAALPRLVEAFDRDGSDEAILICLLRSEAAVRGTAAALDRYERYRADLRDRLGVSPGTDLERVHQELLRLDEPPVRAGLQFDASPLLGRMDDIRALTELVNTSRVVSIVGPGGLGKTRLAHVLGRSVDWPIVHFVGLVGVTSPQDVVGEVGSALGVRDSVHGRRTLTPQQLADVRGRIAQHLGSAPSLLILDNCEHVVDAVADLVAFLIATTGDLRVVTTSRSPLAISAERVYPLGALGPTASVELFRARAVAARPDAQLPADAVTDIVTRLDGLPLAIELAAAKTRMMSVDEIRRRLADRFALLRGGVRNAPDRHQTLLAVIDWSWNLLAERERRALRWLSVFQDGVTLATAEDVLGADAFGAVQVLVDHSLLTVAETSAGVRYRMLETVREFGRMRLAQAGEEERALAARRAWAIRHADAAAGLLFGPDQFAGIDALAEEEANLADVLRHALAHADREVVVEVLRGLGGLWSLRGDHTRVATLAGTVAETMAGWQPPDELADTTRAAMVIVLQNAMIGTPGDRARPVRDLLVQLGTDDRGDPRINAMMTVLLAFDPDQPDAEPCLDERLDELVASADPGVAVAALQWRSYLLENAGDPAAAIDAAERALALVQGTAEGPWAVAMLHAHLAGLHMQLGRPAVARPHARAALPVLERLGALDDLIQLRSVLGLCAVAAGRLDEADEQVHVVDRLLESDNVLGGLLALGTVAGEIALARGDVVAGLAAFRRASARMRAFVFPGQERTGVEPWLMFADASLLTALAYHGTGEEVAEGAEVFRACLARTERVLGLVDPYLDYPVCGMALFALGVWGLLRSATPPAEAVRLLVLAERFAYSRTIPTMSWEKIASCAEERAPGRIAELRAEYGARRGPDLTDEARRLVGQVG